From a region of the Synechococcus sp. PCC 7502 genome:
- a CDS encoding tRNA-dihydrouridine synthase family protein, with product MYLRSLPTPIKPHQAITALAPMQDVTDLAFMTMISDYGSPDYFFTEYFRVYADSRPERHILRAITENSTNRPIFAQLIGESIPDLVRVAKELAQYAIAGIDLNMGCPAPRIYRKNVGGGLLRDPVKVDQILGALRESVNLPFTVKMRIGFENTENFHHILNLINRHDINLLSLHGRTVKEMYRSEVHYDRIAEAVRIVKCPVLANGNITSALSAGKVLAETRAAGVMIGRSAIRNPWIFSQIRQYLNKEPVQVITLGAVRSYIDRLYANINPNIPERSRVSALKKYLNFIGQSVDAAGNFLFDMRRATQESELFDICDRYLLNDPDQIFAPEPYGGLIARPSCEGEIA from the coding sequence ATGTATTTGCGATCGCTACCAACTCCTATAAAACCCCATCAAGCTATAACTGCCCTTGCCCCCATGCAGGATGTGACCGATTTAGCATTCATGACTATGATCTCTGACTATGGTAGCCCCGATTATTTTTTTACAGAATATTTTCGTGTATATGCCGACTCCCGACCTGAAAGACATATTTTGCGTGCCATCACCGAAAACTCAACAAACCGTCCCATTTTTGCCCAATTGATTGGGGAGAGTATTCCCGATTTAGTGCGTGTTGCTAAAGAATTAGCTCAGTATGCGATCGCTGGCATAGACCTAAATATGGGATGTCCCGCTCCCAGAATCTATCGTAAAAATGTTGGAGGTGGACTCTTGCGTGATCCAGTTAAAGTTGATCAAATTTTAGGAGCATTGCGAGAGTCAGTGAATTTACCATTTACGGTCAAAATGCGAATTGGGTTCGAGAATACCGAAAATTTTCACCATATCCTTAATCTTATTAATCGCCATGACATTAATCTTTTAAGTTTGCATGGTCGTACCGTTAAGGAAATGTACAGAAGTGAGGTGCATTATGATCGCATTGCCGAGGCAGTAAGAATTGTGAAATGTCCCGTTTTGGCAAATGGTAATATTACTTCAGCTTTGAGTGCGGGCAAAGTTTTGGCAGAGACAAGGGCGGCAGGGGTAATGATTGGTCGATCTGCCATTCGTAATCCTTGGATTTTTAGCCAAATTCGCCAATATTTAAATAAGGAACCTGTGCAGGTAATTACCCTTGGGGCAGTGCGTAGCTATATCGATCGCCTGTATGCCAATATTAATCCAAATATTCCTGAGCGATCGCGGGTCAGTGCTTTGAAAAAATATTTAAATTTTATTGGGCAGAGTGTAGATGCCGCAGGTAACTTTCTCTTTGATATGCGCCGTGCTACTCAAGAATCTGAACTTTTTGATATTTGCGATCGCTATCTACTCAATGATCCCGATCAAATATTTGCCCCCGAACCCTATGGGGGACTAATTGCTCGCCCCAGTTGCGAAGGGGAGATAGCATAA
- a CDS encoding RluA family pseudouridine synthase, which produces MNLHHLAVEVPQERLDSYLAQKLEEISRSQIQKLIQQGFVQINESVCTEKKTLLKVGDRLILEVPEVQPLDLQPQSIPLEILYEDEHLLVINKPVGLVVHPAPGHSDLTLVNALLAHCPNLSGINGVQRPGIVHRLDKDTSGAIVVAKTDQAHQSLQAQIQAKTAKREYLGIVNGAPKTLSGTVNAPIGRHKSDRKKMAVVENGRSAITHWEVQERLGNYSLVKFDLETGRTHQIRVHAAYMGHAIAGDPIYSRAISQLKGQALHAWRLSFTHPISGELIVAIANPPEAFTKFLTQLRKFS; this is translated from the coding sequence ATGAACCTGCACCACCTTGCCGTAGAAGTTCCTCAAGAACGTCTGGATAGTTATTTAGCGCAAAAGCTAGAGGAAATTTCTAGATCGCAGATTCAAAAGCTGATTCAACAGGGTTTCGTCCAAATTAATGAATCTGTCTGCACTGAGAAAAAAACCTTGCTTAAGGTTGGCGATCGCCTAATTTTGGAAGTCCCTGAAGTCCAACCCCTTGACCTACAACCCCAGTCTATACCCTTAGAAATTTTGTATGAAGATGAACATTTATTGGTAATTAATAAGCCCGTAGGTTTAGTAGTTCACCCTGCGCCCGGACATAGTGATCTGACTTTAGTTAATGCTCTGTTGGCACATTGTCCTAATTTATCTGGCATCAATGGCGTACAACGTCCGGGAATCGTGCATCGTTTGGATAAAGATACCAGTGGGGCGATCGTGGTGGCAAAAACTGATCAGGCACATCAAAGTTTACAGGCACAAATTCAGGCAAAAACCGCTAAGCGGGAATATTTAGGGATTGTTAATGGTGCGCCCAAAACTCTCTCTGGTACTGTAAATGCTCCGATTGGTAGACATAAAAGCGATCGTAAAAAAATGGCGGTGGTCGAAAATGGGCGATCGGCAATTACCCACTGGGAAGTACAGGAACGTTTAGGAAATTACTCTTTAGTGAAATTCGATCTGGAAACCGGAAGAACCCATCAAATTCGAGTCCATGCTGCTTATATGGGGCATGCGATCGCAGGCGATCCAATTTACAGTAGGGCGATTAGTCAATTAAAAGGACAGGCTCTCCATGCGTGGCGATTAAGTTTTACCCATCCTATTTCTGGGGAATTAATTGTGGCGATCGCTAACCCTCCAGAGGCTTTTACTAAATTTTTAACGCAACTGCGTAAATTTTCATAG
- a CDS encoding PIN domain-containing protein: MTDVILLLDRSAVLSSDSHFWRSASGLGICMIPQAVVDEINSVVAGFGSDKTQEAIASEFLRFLVTSNWQVTDISAVHALLSQKLSNSTSRSSRLDLAIAECAYGLALQSASTVILVTNTVTLIQAINQLNQANLSTATAPTVRTWIQNRQIPTQTVINISTTSRAKTVRNANLARLNKFIVGLISWIVIVVIGLVAWRSLQPKEFNQFWQKTGLPHLPK, translated from the coding sequence ATGACTGATGTAATTTTATTACTTGATCGCAGTGCCGTACTTTCCAGTGATTCCCATTTTTGGCGTTCAGCGTCTGGGTTAGGCATCTGTATGATTCCCCAAGCAGTCGTGGATGAGATTAATTCCGTTGTGGCTGGATTTGGTTCAGATAAAACCCAAGAGGCGATCGCTTCCGAATTTCTAAGATTTCTAGTTACTAGTAATTGGCAAGTTACGGATATTTCTGCCGTCCATGCCCTATTAAGTCAAAAGCTTAGTAATTCCACCAGTCGTAGTTCTCGTTTAGACTTGGCGATCGCTGAGTGTGCCTACGGACTAGCTTTACAGTCTGCAAGTACAGTAATTCTGGTTACAAATACGGTGACTCTAATTCAGGCTATTAATCAACTGAATCAAGCAAATCTTTCCACCGCTACAGCCCCCACGGTGCGAACATGGATTCAAAACCGCCAAATCCCTACCCAAACAGTAATTAATATCTCCACAACCTCCAGAGCCAAAACAGTTCGGAATGCGAATCTTGCCCGTTTAAATAAATTTATAGTTGGATTAATTAGTTGGATTGTAATAGTGGTAATCGGTTTGGTTGCATGGCGATCGCTCCAGCCTAAGGAATTTAACCAATTTTGGCAAAAAACAGGACTACCGCATCTACCCAAATAA